The window CGGGGTGGAACCGCGCCTGCTCAGCCGCCTGTCGATGGGCCTCGTCGCCGACATCCAGCCTGCCGACATTGAACTGCGCAAGAAAATCCTCGTCAGCAAGCTGGCGCGCTTCGCCCCGCTTTCGGTGCCCGAGGACGTGGTCGATTTCCTCGCCCGCACGATCACGCGCAACGTGCGCGAGCTGGTCGGCGGCCTCAACAAGCTGATCGCCTATGCGCAGCTGACCGGGCAGGACGTGTCGCTGCAACTCGCCGAAGAACAGCTGACCGACATCCTCAGCGCCAATCGCCGGCGCATCACGATCGACGAGATTCAGCGCACGGTGTGCCAGTTCTACCGCATCGACCGCGCGGAAATGAGCAGCAAGCGCCGCGCCCGCGCGGTGGTGCGCCCGCGGCAGGTAGCTATGTATCTCTCCAAGGTGCTCACTCCGCGCAGCTATCCCGAAATCGGGCGCAAGTTCGGCGGGCGCGACCATTCGACCGTGATCCATGCGGTGCGCCTGATCGAAGACCTGCGCCAGCGCGACGCCGACATGGACGGCGATGTGCGCAGCCTATTGCGCCAGCTCGAAAGCTGATCCGAAACTGCTGTCGACAGGCAATCCACAGGCCTGTCGACAGCGCGTCCACAGGCTGTAAACAGCCCCCATGCCATCGCAAGATCCCCCATCGGACCCTGTCGACCTGCCCAGTGGGTGGCTGCCTGCGCTCCTGCGCGGCGCCCGCGGTAAATGTCCGCGCTGCGCAGAGGCGCCATTGTTCCGCAAATGGCTCAAACCCGTAGCCCACTGCGCGCATTGCGGGCAGGACTGGTCGTTGCAGCAGGCGGATGATTTTCCCGCCTATATAGGCATCTTCGTGGTCGGCCACCTGCTTGCCCCCGTGGTCATCGCAATGATCTCGGGCGGGATGTCGGCATGGGCGACGCTGGCGATCCTGCTCCCGGTGTCGATCGTGCTGCTGCTGGTCACGCTCCAGCCGACCAAAGGTGCGGTGATCGCCTTCCTCTGGTGGCACGGGATCGGCGCGTTCAAGCAGGAGCGCGGCGCGCCCTCGCCCAAGGATCCTGAATGACGCTTGCCCCTGCCCGGCTCGACCGATTTGCCCGCCATATCGTACTGCCCGAAGTGGGCGGCGCGGGGCAGGTGCGCCTGGCCGAGGTCCGCGTCGCGATCATCGGGCTTGGCGGGATCGGATCGCCCGCGCTGCAATATCTTGCTGCCAGCGGGATCGGCCGGCTGGCGCTGGTCGATGACGATGTGGTCGACGTGTCGAACCTTCAGCGGCAGACGATCTTCACAACCCGCGACGTGGGCTACGGCAAGGCGGTATCGGCGCGGCGCTGGCTGGCCAATTTCGATGACGGCTTGCAGGTCGATGTCTCCGACGCGCGAATCACGCCGGACAACGCGCCCGCGCTGATCGCGGGCTGCGATCTGGTGCTCGACGGCACCGACAATTTCGCCACGCGCCTTGCCGTGTCGGACGCCTGCGTTGCGGCGGGCATTCCGCTGCTTTCGGCCGCGGTGGGCCGCTTTCAGGGACAGGTCGGCGCATGGGCCGGACACCTCGACGGCGAGGCGTGCTACCGCTGCTTTGTCGGCGATGCCTTCGATGCCGAGGATTGCGACACCTGCGCCGATGACGGCATGCTGGGGGCAATGGCGGGCTGGGTCGGCAGCTTTGCCGCGATGCAGGCGATCAGGGTCCTGCTGGCGGACGTGAGCGGCTTCGGCGCACCCGGATGGGGACGGCTCCATATTCTCGACGGACTCGAACCCGGAATGCGCACGATCCGGATTGCCAAGGACCCGGGCTGCCGTGCCTGCAACTCAGCCGGCTAGCACCTCGTCCACCCATTCGGGCACCAGCCTGCTGGCTAGGCCCAACCGGGTTTCGTGGAACATCCGCGAACCTTCGGAGTGTTCGAGATTGAGCTCGAGCGTGCGCGCGCCATGGCTGCGCGCTTCCTGCACGAAACCGGCCGCCGGATAGACCGCGCCGCTCGTGCCGATGCTGACGAACAGATCGCAGGCCTCAAGCGCCTGATAGATCCGCCCCATCTGATACGGCATCTCGCCGAACCACACGACATCGGGCCGCAAGCTGGGCGCCTGGCAAACCGGACAGGCAGGCCGGTCGATCAGCGTGCCAAGCCACGGCGCGCGCGTCTCGCACGCTGAACACAGCGCGCTTTTCAATTCGCCGTGCATATGCAGCACGCGGCCCGATCCGCCGCGTTCGTGAAGATCGTCGACGTTCTGCGTCACCAGCAGCAGTTCGCCCGCAAATTCGCGCTCCAGCCGGCCCAGCGCCATGTGCGCCGCGTTGGGCTCGGCATCGGCCAGCGCCGCGCGGCGCATGTCGTAGAAATTAAGCACCAGATCGGGATTGCGCGCGAAGCCTTCGGGGGTGGCGACATCCTCGATGCGGTGCTGTTCCCACAGTCCCCCTGCGCTGCGGAAAGTGTCGATCCCGCTTTCGGCAGAAATGCCTGCGCCGGTGAGGATGACGATGCGTTCAATCTCTGCCATGAGGCCTTCAAGCATGGGGCAAAAAGGCACGCAATGGCACAGCTCAAATTCGGGGTGATCGGACACAAGGGCCGGATGGGTCAGGCGCTGGAGGCCGCGATTGCGGACGCTGGACACTGCCTGTGCGTCGGGGTGGACGCGGGCGGCGATATCGCCGCGCATGCGGGACAGTGCGATGTGCTGGTCGATTTCTCCGCGCCGCAGGCACTGGCGGACAATCTTGCCGCAGCGGTCGCGGCAGGCAGGCCGATCGTGGTCGGCACCACCGGCCTTGAAGCGGCGCACTTCGCGATGCTCGCCGATGCCGCGCGCAGCGTTGCGGTGCTGCAATCGGGCAATTTCTCGCTCGGCGTCACCTTGCTTGCGCATCTGGTGCAAGAGGCCGCGGCACGGCTCGGCAACGATTGGGACATCGAGGTGCTCGAGATGCACCACCGGATGAAGGTCGACGCGCCTTCGGGCACGGCCAAGCTGCTGGGCGAGGCGGCGGCGGCGGGGCGCGGAATTGCGCTTGCCGATCACATGGAAAGCGGCCGTCACGGCATGACCGGCGCGCGGGCCGTGGGCGCGATCGGTTTTGCCACCTTGCGCGGCGGCACCGTGGCGGGCGAGCATTCGGTGATCATGGCCGGAAACGAGGAGCGCATCGTGCTGTCGCACTCGGCGGAGAACCGCATGATCTTTGCCCGCGGCGCGGTGCGTGCGGCCGAATGGCTGACCGGGCAAGGCGCGGGCCGCTATACCATGCAGGACGTTCTGGGGTTGTGAGGCACGCGCGATGACCCGCGACCAGATTTTCGAGTTCTTCCGCCGGCTGGCCGAAGACAATCCCGCGCCCGAGACCGAGCTCGAATATGGCAACGCCTACCAGCTGCTCGTCGCGGTGGCTCTGTCCGCGCAGGCGACCGATGTGGGGGTCAACAAGGCCACCCGCGCGCTGTTCGCCAAGGTCGAAACGCCGCAAGCGATGCTCGATCTGGGCGAGGAAGGATTGAAGGCGCACATCAAGACCATCGGCCTGTTCAACTCCAAGGCCAAGAACGTGATCGCGATGAGCCAGATCCTCGTGGATCAGCACGGCGGAGAGGTGCCGGACAGCCGCGATGAACTCGTGAAGCTCCCCGGCGTCGGGCGCAAGACCGCCAATGTCGTGCTCAACTGCTGGTTCGGGCAGGAAACCTTCGCGGTCGACACACACATCTTCCGGGTCGGCAACCGCACGGGGATGGCCAAGGGCAAGACGCCCGAGGCGGTCGAAGCCAAGCTCGAAAAGCGCGTGCCCACCCCGTTCCGGCGCGATTCGCACCACTGGATGATCCTGCACGGCCGCTATGTCTGCAAGGCCCGGCAGCCCGAATGCTGGCGTTGCACGGTTGTCGACCTGTGTTCGTTCCGCAAGAAGGTGCTGGAAAACCCGCGCGGGTGAACAGTGGTGTTCCATCATCCACCCGGTGCCGTCGGTTAAGGCGCTGCAGCGTGCACCTTGCTTCAAGCCTTGCGCCGCAATGCTTCGCTTCTGTGCATTAAGCTGCGGTTCAAATGCACGGGCGTTGATCGTGTGTTTTCAGGGTGGAGACGTTTCATGATGCCGCGACCGCTTGTCCCTGCTGCCACCGCTGCGCTGCTGCTGCTCGGCGGCTGCACGCCCACCGATCCCGCCGCGCGCGCCGATGCCGAGGCAGCGCGGGTTCCCGCCGCCACCGCCATCGGCGAGCCGCAAAGCTGCATCTCGCGCTCGCAGGTGCGCGCGACGGTGGTGCGCAGCGACAGCGTGATCGATTTCGAGATGTATGGCGGCAAGACCTTCCGCAACACCCTGAAGGCACGCTGCCCGGGGCTGGGCTGGGACCGTGCGATCACTTACGAAACCTCGGTCGATCAGCTCTGCACGCCGCAGATCGTCTATACCCTCACCAACATCGGCGGTGTGCCGCAGCGCGGAGCGGGCTGTTCGCTCGGCGCCTTTGTGCCGGTCGAATACGAGAAGGACTGAGCCGGCGGGCGAGCAAGCCCGGCGCTCCTAGCCCCGCCCGTCGCCGAAGTTGCCGGGATCGAGGTCGAGCCCTGCGCGCCCATCCGCTGCGGTATGCGAAGGCGCGTGGGGAAGCTCGACCACTTCGGGCTCCTCCACCTCCAGCATCCCTTCCCACCTGGTGATGACCGCCGTCGCCACCGCATTGCCAACCACGTTGGTCGCGGTGCGGCCCATGTCGAGGAACTGGTCGATCGCAAGGATGATCGCGACCCCTTCGACCGGCAGGCCGAACATCGCGAGCGTGCCGGTGATGACCACGAGGCTTGCGCGCGGAACCGCAGCAATGCCCTTGGAACTGATCATCAGCGTCAGGAGGATCATGATCTGCGTCCCGATGCTCAGATCGATGCCATAGGCCTGCGCGATGAAGATCGTCGCAAAGCTCATGTACATCATCGAGCCGTCGAGATTGAAGCTGTAACCCAGCGGCAGCATGAAGCCTGAAATCCGGCGCGGCACGCCGAAGCGGTCGAGCTGTTCGAACAGCTTGGGCAGCGCGGCCTCGGACGACGCGGTCGAGAAGGCGATCATCAGCGGCTGGCGGATATAGCGGATCAGCGCGAAGATGCGCCGCCCTAGGAACACCGCGCCCGCGCCCAGCAGGATCACCCACAGGAGCACCAGCGAGAAGTAGAACTCGAGCAACAGCGTGAGGTAGGTGCCGAGGATCGACAAGCCGCTGGCCGCGACCACGTTGGCAAGCGCGCCGAACACCGCGATGGGCGCATAGCGCATCACGTAACCGGTCACCTGCAGCATCATTTCAGCGAGCGCGTCGGCGCCCGTCACCAGCGCCTTGCCGCGCTCGCCGATCGCCGACAGCGCAACCCCTGCGAAGATCGAGAAGACGAGGATCTGCAGGATGTTGTTGGTCGCCAGCGCCTCGACCGCGTTCTTGGGGAAGATCGACAGGATGAAGTCGGTCGCTTTGAGCTCCTTGACCTCGCCCACGGCGGCGGTCGCTTCGGCAACGTCCGGGATCGGCGCGCCGATGCCCGGCTGGAAGATGTTGACCAGCAGCAGGCCAAGGCCAATCGAGACGAGGCTGGCGGTGATGAACCAGGTCAGCGCGCGCACGCCGATCCGGCCCAGCGCCGCGCTGTCGCCCATGTGGGCGATGCCGACCACGATGGTCGAGAGCACCAATGGCGCAACCAGCATCTTGATGAGGTTGAGGAAGATGTCCGACAAAAGCTTGAACCACGGCGCGATGTCGGCCTTGATCACATCGGCCGCGACGGTCTGGTTAAGCACCTGACCGACGACGACACCCAGCAGCATGCCGAGCAGGATGTAGAGGGTAAGCTTGCGGTCCATTGTCTCTCCCGTCCGCTGTGACGCGGCTCTATTCCGTCGCTTCGAGTGCGAGGCCCGCGCGCGCGATGCGGGCATAGATGCGCGCGAGCACGGCAAGATCGGGGATCGCCACCGCCTCGTCGCGCTTGTGCATGGTTGCGTTGCACAGGCCGAATTCGATCACCGGGCACACACTGCGCAGGAACCGCGCATCCGACGTGCCGCCGGTGGTGCTGAGTTCGGGCACGATGCCGGTTTCGGCGGCCACCGCCGCGCTCACCAGCGCCGAGAAGGCGCCCGGTTCGGTCAGGAACGGCTCGCCCGAGATGACCGGACGCGCGCTGCCGCCGTGCTTTTCCGCAATCGCCATGACGCGTTCTGACAGGCTTTTGCCGGTGTGCAGATCGTTGAACCGGATCGAGATGCGCGCCTGACCCGCTGCGGGAATCACGTTGTGCGCCTTGTTGCCGACATTGATGTCGGTGATTTCGAGATTGCTCGGCTGGAACCAGCGGGTGCCGGTATCGAGCGTGAGCGCATCGAGTTCGGCGAGGATCGCGACCAGCTTTGGCAGCGGATTGTCGGCAAGGTGCGGGTAAGCAACATGGCCCTGCGTGCCCTCGGCATCGATGAAGATGTTGACCGATCCGCGCCGTCCGATCTTGGCCATGTCGCCCAACCGGTTGACGCTGGTCGGCTCTCCCACGAGGCAGAGGTCGGGCTGGTGGCCTTGGGCCGCCATGAAATCGATCAGCGCGCGGGTGCCGTGGAGCGCGGGGCCTTCCTCGTCGCCGGTGATGATGAAGCTGATCGTGCCCGCATCCTGCGGCACTTCGGCGACCGCGGCGACCATCGCGGCGATCGCGCCCTTCATGTCGACCGCGCCGCGCCCGTAAAGCAATTCGCCGCGCACCTCGGGGGCGAACGGGTCCGAGGCCCAGCCATTCTCCCCGCCGATCGGGCCCGGCGGGACCACATCGAGGTGGCCGGCAAAGGCGAAATGGCGGCTGCCTTCTGGCCCCTGCCGGATCGCGAAGAGGTTTTCGACCGGTGCCTCGTCCGAGCCTTCCGGCCCGTCGCCGCGGGTGAAGCGGTGGACGGCAAAGCCCAGCGGCACCAGCATCGCTTCGAGTTCGGCAAACACGCTGCCGGTTGCGGGCGTGACCGAGGGCGCGGCAATCAGGCGCTTGGCGAGGTCGAGAGTGTCGAGCATTCCGGCGGGCCTAGCAGGAGTTGCCGCCGATGCCCAAGTGCGATCTTGCCACGCATCCCCGGCGCGCTGCCATTGCCTAGCCTTCACCGCCCGGCACAGTGGGCGCCGGGCG is drawn from Erythrobacter neustonensis and contains these coding sequences:
- a CDS encoding dicarboxylate/amino acid:cation symporter, producing the protein MDRKLTLYILLGMLLGVVVGQVLNQTVAADVIKADIAPWFKLLSDIFLNLIKMLVAPLVLSTIVVGIAHMGDSAALGRIGVRALTWFITASLVSIGLGLLLVNIFQPGIGAPIPDVAEATAAVGEVKELKATDFILSIFPKNAVEALATNNILQILVFSIFAGVALSAIGERGKALVTGADALAEMMLQVTGYVMRYAPIAVFGALANVVAASGLSILGTYLTLLLEFYFSLVLLWVILLGAGAVFLGRRIFALIRYIRQPLMIAFSTASSEAALPKLFEQLDRFGVPRRISGFMLPLGYSFNLDGSMMYMSFATIFIAQAYGIDLSIGTQIMILLTLMISSKGIAAVPRASLVVITGTLAMFGLPVEGVAIILAIDQFLDMGRTATNVVGNAVATAVITRWEGMLEVEEPEVVELPHAPSHTAADGRAGLDLDPGNFGDGRG
- the dapB gene encoding 4-hydroxy-tetrahydrodipicolinate reductase, producing the protein MAQLKFGVIGHKGRMGQALEAAIADAGHCLCVGVDAGGDIAAHAGQCDVLVDFSAPQALADNLAAAVAAGRPIVVGTTGLEAAHFAMLADAARSVAVLQSGNFSLGVTLLAHLVQEAAARLGNDWDIEVLEMHHRMKVDAPSGTAKLLGEAAAAGRGIALADHMESGRHGMTGARAVGAIGFATLRGGTVAGEHSVIMAGNEERIVLSHSAENRMIFARGAVRAAEWLTGQGAGRYTMQDVLGL
- a CDS encoding HesA/MoeB/ThiF family protein, translated to MTLAPARLDRFARHIVLPEVGGAGQVRLAEVRVAIIGLGGIGSPALQYLAASGIGRLALVDDDVVDVSNLQRQTIFTTRDVGYGKAVSARRWLANFDDGLQVDVSDARITPDNAPALIAGCDLVLDGTDNFATRLAVSDACVAAGIPLLSAAVGRFQGQVGAWAGHLDGEACYRCFVGDAFDAEDCDTCADDGMLGAMAGWVGSFAAMQAIRVLLADVSGFGAPGWGRLHILDGLEPGMRTIRIAKDPGCRACNSAG
- a CDS encoding DUF983 domain-containing protein, coding for MFRKWLKPVAHCAHCGQDWSLQQADDFPAYIGIFVVGHLLAPVVIAMISGGMSAWATLAILLPVSIVLLLVTLQPTKGAVIAFLWWHGIGAFKQERGAPSPKDPE
- the nth gene encoding endonuclease III, yielding MTRDQIFEFFRRLAEDNPAPETELEYGNAYQLLVAVALSAQATDVGVNKATRALFAKVETPQAMLDLGEEGLKAHIKTIGLFNSKAKNVIAMSQILVDQHGGEVPDSRDELVKLPGVGRKTANVVLNCWFGQETFAVDTHIFRVGNRTGMAKGKTPEAVEAKLEKRVPTPFRRDSHHWMILHGRYVCKARQPECWRCTVVDLCSFRKKVLENPRG
- the dapE gene encoding succinyl-diaminopimelate desuccinylase, which gives rise to MLDTLDLAKRLIAAPSVTPATGSVFAELEAMLVPLGFAVHRFTRGDGPEGSDEAPVENLFAIRQGPEGSRHFAFAGHLDVVPPGPIGGENGWASDPFAPEVRGELLYGRGAVDMKGAIAAMVAAVAEVPQDAGTISFIITGDEEGPALHGTRALIDFMAAQGHQPDLCLVGEPTSVNRLGDMAKIGRRGSVNIFIDAEGTQGHVAYPHLADNPLPKLVAILAELDALTLDTGTRWFQPSNLEITDINVGNKAHNVIPAAGQARISIRFNDLHTGKSLSERVMAIAEKHGGSARPVISGEPFLTEPGAFSALVSAAVAAETGIVPELSTTGGTSDARFLRSVCPVIEFGLCNATMHKRDEAVAIPDLAVLARIYARIARAGLALEATE
- a CDS encoding NAD-dependent deacylase, producing the protein MAEIERIVILTGAGISAESGIDTFRSAGGLWEQHRIEDVATPEGFARNPDLVLNFYDMRRAALADAEPNAAHMALGRLEREFAGELLLVTQNVDDLHERGGSGRVLHMHGELKSALCSACETRAPWLGTLIDRPACPVCQAPSLRPDVVWFGEMPYQMGRIYQALEACDLFVSIGTSGAVYPAAGFVQEARSHGARTLELNLEHSEGSRMFHETRLGLASRLVPEWVDEVLAG